TACCTTGCTGACCTTCTGGGCGTTCATCTTGCCGAGGCTGCCGCCCAGCACCGTGAAGTCCTGGCTGAATACGAACACCTGACGCCCGTTGACGGTGCCGCGCCCCGTCACGACCCCTTCGCCGGGCGCCTCGATGCCCTGCATCAGGCGGTTGTGACCGTGTTCGGTGAAGGTGCCGAACTCCAGAAAGCTGCCAGGATCGAGCAGGGCGTCAATGCGCTCACGCGCGGTCAGTTTGCCGCCTTCTTTTTGTTTCTTCTGGCGCTCCGTTCCTCCGCCCGCGAGAATCTTGGCGCGGCGGCTTTCCATTTCAGCGACCAGTTCCTGCAGTTGTACGTTCGTGTCGGCCATGATGGCGGTAGTGTACCGCGCGAGCGCAAACGGGCGTTTGGCATTCCGCGTTATGCATTTGGGTTGTGCATTTGGGGCCGCTTACCTCCAGATTCCTTCATATGCCAGGCGCCTCAGCTCAACCTCAGCTTTCGGACAACTTCACCTCAGCTGTGCTGCCTATGCTCGGTCAGACAGACGACGCCGCTGAATTGACTTCTGATCTGGCTTAGTGACAAAACAATGACCCAACGACTCCATGACCTGAACGTGTTTCTCGAAGCCATCCGTTACGAAACGCAGGCGCTCGAAGCGTTGAGTGTTCAGATGGAAGGCTCGGCAATTTTCGACGACTCGTACCTGGCGGTGATGGACGCCTACACGCAACTGCGCAATCTGCGCACCGGAATACTCAGCACGCTCGATGTCGTTCGCCAGGATCCGCCACAGTTGGAGATCGGGCCGCTGCCCGAGTGATTCCGGGAAGCCCGGTGGTCAGCGGCGCGCGCCGCGGCGGGCAAGCGAACGGGCGGCAAGCACACCCGCCAGGAAACCGAACAGGTGCGACTGCCACGATACTCCGGGCGTGAGCGGCAGCACGCCCCACAGTGCGCTTCCATAGAGCACCAGCACCAGCAGCGCGACCAGCACGTTGCGGAAATGGCGTTCGTACACGCCGTTGCCCAGCAGGTAGCCCAGATAACCGAAGACCAGCAGGCTGGCGCCCAGGTGGACGGTGTAGGCAGGTGCGGTCAGCCAGACGCCCAGGCCTCCCAGCAGGGACACGGCGAGCGTTACCAGCACCAGACGGGCCACCGAACGCAGCGCGATCAAAAAGCCCATCACCGCGCACGGCAGCGAATTGGCCATCAGGTGAGCAAAACCCACGTGCAGGAAGGGCGCGAAGATCAGGCCTCTCAGTCCTTCGGTCGTGCGGGGTACGATGCCCAGGTTGTCGAGGCGCTCACCGAACAAAAGCTGGTCTGCGATTTCCTGCCCCCACAGGACCGCCATCAGCAGCAATGCTGCCTGCATGGCAGGCAGGAACGTGGAGGGCCGACGAGCGGAGCGGAGCATGCTCTACGGTACGACTTCGCCCGGACGATCGTTGCGAGAACACACAAGATGATGGAAGAACACAGAAGAGGTGGGTTGGACCCCGGTCCAACCCACCTCGCCAGCCGTGAAACTCAACGGTTCTGCGGAGGTCCAGCGGTCACGATCAGGATGTTTTGCGGATCGAGCAATACGCGAGCGGCGGCGTTGACGTTCTGGGGCGTGATGGCGCTGATCTTCGCCTGGAAATCACGCAACTCGCGTTGAGGCAGGCCCAGAATGGCGTTTCCCGTGAACGTACCGGCCAGATTTCCCGGATCGGCCAGGGCGATGGCGTAACTGCTCAAAATGGACTTTTTGGCGGTTTCGACCTCGCTGACGCTGAGTCCCCGTTCGCGCACATCACGAATCAAGGCGAGCGTGGCGTCCACGGCGCGGTTCGCGTCAGCCGGGTTGGTCTGCAGCACCACCGTGAAGGGACCGGGCTGCACGCTGGCCTGGAAAGCGCTCTGCACTCCGTACGTCAGCCCCAGCCGGTCGCGGATTTCGCTGCCCAGACGGCTGGAAAGCGTGTCGCCGCCCAGCACCTGATTGAGAATCAATGATGAGTAGTAGTTCGGGTCTTTGCGGTCGATCGAAGGATACCCGAGAAAGGTGACTGCCTGCGTCTTGCCCGGCAGCGCCGGATTTTGGCGGACGACGCCCTGCGGTTTGCGGGCAGCAGGATACGTCACGCTGGGAACGGGACCGCTGGCCTGCCAGTTTCCGAGTTTCTCGGTGAGCAGCGCGCGCACCCGCGCCGGATCGAAGTCACCCACAATCGAAATGATGGTGTTGTCCGGACGGTAGTGCGTTTTGTAGAACGCTTCGAGGTCGGTGCGCGTCAGCTGACCAACGCTTTCGGTGCTGCTGAACGGGTGAAAGGGATTGCCTTCCGGGTACAGCGTCTGCTGAAACACCCGCTGCGCGACGCTGCTGGGGTTGTCCTCGCGGACACGAATACCCTGCAGTGTCCGTTCACGGCTGAGCTGAAATTCATCGGCGGGAAAGATGGCGTTCTGCAGCACGTCGGTCAGGGCGTCGATCAGCACCGGCAAGGTCGTGCTGGTGCTGGCCCCGTTCAGGCTGACCTGATAGCGGCTGGCGCTGGCGCCGAGACTTACGCCGTTGTCGTCGAGCAGGTTGCCAAGCTGGTCCGCGCTGCGTGACCGGGTGCCCGAAAGCAGGTTTGCGGCGACCAGGTCGGCCAGGCCCGCCTTGGCGCTCGTGTCGAACTCACGTCCGGCGCGCACCGCGCCGCTGAGGGTCACGGTCGGGGTACTGGTATCCCGCAGCAAAAAGAGCTGCACGCCGTTTGGCAGCTTGATTTCCTGGGGCAAATTCACCTGCGGGCTGGTGGGGGCCTCGAACTTCGGCAGATAGCGCGCGAGTTCGGCGGGGTCGACTGCCGGTCCGGCGCTGTAACTTTCGTTCGTCTGCGTGGTGGTGGTGCTGCCCGCTCCCTGCTCCGGCTGTCCGGTCACCTGACTCGGTTCGAAAAATCCCACGGTCCGCGCGTTGTCCTGCAGGTAACGCTGCGCGACCCGCTGCACGTCGGCGGCGGTGACTTTGGTGATGGCCTCCAGAAATTTATCGGTGTACTGGTAGTCGTTGGCGGTCGTGGCGTCGTAACCGAGCTGCTGCGCCTGTGCGGTGATCGAGCGGTTGCCCAGCACCTCGTAGGCCCGAATGAGGGTTTTGGCGCGTGTCAGTTCCTCGGCGCTGACGCCCCGGTCTCGCAACTCCCTGATGGTCGAGAGGTACGCCGCGTCGAGCTGCTGGGTGGTCTTGCCGGGCGTGGGCGTGAAGCTGACCGAAAACCAGCCACCCCGCAGAAAATGGTTCGGCGACGTGCCACCGCCTGCCGCGAGACCTGACTGGAACATCGAACGATACAGGCGTGAGGTACGGCCTGACAGCAGCACGAAGTCCATCACCTTCAGGGCGGGAACGTCCGGGTGATTGATGTCCGGCAACGGATACACCGCGTTCATGATGGGTGTGGCGCCCGGTTCGCGCAGTACGATCGGGGCGCGGGCAGGCGCGTTGCCCAGCGTTGCTTCGCTGCTGCCCGGGACCAGAGGCTCCGAAATGTTCACGGGTGCGGTGCCGGCTTTGCCCAGCGGTCCGAACTTCGCGCGGACCTGCTGCAGCATCTCGGCCGTCTTGAAGTCGCCGACGATCACCAGGGTGGCGTACTCGGGTGAGTAGTACTTCTGGTAGTAAGCGCTGACTTTTTCGGCGTCGAAGCTTTCGATATCCCGTCTGGTGCCCCCCACCGTCAGGCCGTAAGGCGACTTTGGAAAGGCCGCGGACTGTACGGCGCGGCTCAGGCGGTAAGCGGCACTGTTCTCGTTGCCCTCGATTTCAGAGAGGACCACGCGTTTTTCGCTGTCGAGCTGCCCGGCGTTGATGACCGCGTTTTTCATGCGGTCGGCTTCCAATTCGAGCAGGGCGAAGGCTTTTTCCCGCTCGACCGTGTTGTAGTACCCGGTCTGGTCGTAGCTGGTAAAGGCGTTGGACTGCGCGCCCAGAGCGTTGAACAGCCGTCCGAACTGTACCGGGCGCGTCTGGGTGCCTTTGAAGAGCATGTGTTCCAGCTGGTGCGCAATTCCGTTGACTCCGGGCGCTTCGTTGCGTGAACCGATCTTGTAGTAGATCTGCACGGTGACCACCGGTGCACTGGTGACCTCTTTGGTGAGTACGGTCAGGCCGTTTTCCAGCACGGTGCGCGTGACGCCCTGAGTGCTGTTCAGGCTCTGGGCTCCGGCTTCGCAGAGCAGGCATGTCAGGAGTGTGACCATCAGGGACCGTTTCATTCGATATGCCTCCTTGGAACATTGTCACGACCGCTTCCGCGAGCAACCGGACGCATACTGACGTTGTATACCTTCGGCGGATGTCTGCCCAGGGGATTTTCGTGAGGTTTTGCTCCTGACAGCAGGTGGTCTTTTGGTTACGTCCATTGACGAACGAAGGGCAGACAACGTACAACAGGTCTGATGTCGGTTACCGTACAGCAGCTTCGTGCGTTCGCGTTGTCGCGTTCGCTCGACTGCGGAAGTGATCTGGCCAGCGTGATCAGGTCACTCGGCTTTGTGCAGGCTGATCCCATTCGCGCCCCGGCGCGTGCCCAGGACCTGATCCTGATGCAGCGCCTGCCCGGTTACCGCGCGGGCGACCTGGAGCGGCACTACCCGAGCCTGGATATCGAAGAGGACATGCTGCAGAACTACGGATTCGTGCCCCGTGACGTGCAGGTCCTCGTTCATCCGCGTGAGATCGGAACCCTCAAGATCGAGAGCGCCGCGCCGGGCCTCAGCGCGCGGGTGCTCGATTTCGTGCGTGAACGGGGTGCAGTGCATCCACGCGACCTCGATGAGCACTTCGGACGCGTACAGGTCGGAAATTACTGGGGCGGGACCAGCAACGCTGCCACCCGGGTGCTCGACGGGTTGCACTACCGTGGTGAATTGCGGGTGGTGCGGCGCGACAAGGGCGTGCGGGTGTACGAGGCCGCGCATCACCTGCACGCCTTGCGCGAGCGCCCGCTGCCGCGCGAGGAGCAGGCGCGCGGTCTGCTCGGCTTGCTGCTGCGGCAACTCGCGCCCGTCTCGACGACCAGCCTGGGGTACGTGGTGAGCCTGCTGGGGTACGGCGCCCCGCACCTGAAAACAGAGCTGCGCGCGGCCCTGAAAGGCCTGGAGGCGAGCCGCGCCACCGTTGACGGAGTGACTTACCTGTGGCCCGTGGGGGAACTTCCGGACGGCGCCTCATCTCGGCGGGTACGGTTGCTGGCCCCCTTCGACCCCCTCGTGTGGGACCGGCGCCGTTTCGCCCACCTGCACGGCTGGAGCTACAAATTCGAGGCGTACGTTCCCGCGCCCAAGCGGGTGCTGGGTTACTACGCGCTGCCACTGCTGTGGGAAGACCAGGCCATCGGCTGGGCCAACCTGCGGGTAGTGAAACCCGGGAAAGGCCCCGCAGAGCTGCGCCATGACGTCGGCTTCGTGGCAGGCCAGCCGAAATCAAAAGCCTTTCAGCGGGCGCTGAATTCCGAACTGGACCGCTACCGTGCTTTTCTGGGCCTGGATGACGAAGGAAGCCTGTCGGCCGCTCCGGCCTAAGGGGCGAACGAGCGTCACAACGTTGTACGCCAGCCGAAAACCGGCCCGCTTGGCATTGTGTGCACTCGTGTTCCCGCCTGTGGTTCGAGCTTCACGAAGGCGCTCACCTGCCGCTCCACAGGCGACGCCTGGGCCACTTCGAGCCGCCTGGGGTCTGGGGTTTCCGGAGTGGTCAGCAGCCCGCCTGATGGTGCACGGCAGGCCAACCAGAAGGAACCAGAAGGTGCCCGGCTGTCTATGCCCCTGGGCTGGCGCCTTTGACGCCCGGATGGTCGGGAGAAGACGCTGACAACCCCCGCACGCTGTCCAGACCCGCCACGAACAGCGCCACGCGCAGTTCCTCGATGACGCCGCGCAGGTGGGCCACCACGGCTTCGGGTCCTTCCAGAGCGGGCGCGAGCAGCGGCCGGGCAAGTGCGGCCACGCTCGCGCCGAGAGCCAGCGATTTGGCCACATCGAGTCCGCTGCGCACCCCACCCGAGGCGACGAGCGGCATTTCCGGCAGCGCCCGGCGCACTTCACGCAGGGACTGTACAGTCGGAATTCCGACTTCGGCCAACTCCGGGCGGGTGACGCGGCCATGCCGCACCAGATCCTCGACTTTGGCCCAGT
The Deinococcus peraridilitoris DSM 19664 genome window above contains:
- a CDS encoding rhomboid family intramembrane serine protease, which produces MLRSARRPSTFLPAMQAALLLMAVLWGQEIADQLLFGERLDNLGIVPRTTEGLRGLIFAPFLHVGFAHLMANSLPCAVMGFLIALRSVARLVLVTLAVSLLGGLGVWLTAPAYTVHLGASLLVFGYLGYLLGNGVYERHFRNVLVALLVLVLYGSALWGVLPLTPGVSWQSHLFGFLAGVLAARSLARRGARR
- a CDS encoding M16 family metallopeptidase — encoded protein: MKRSLMVTLLTCLLCEAGAQSLNSTQGVTRTVLENGLTVLTKEVTSAPVVTVQIYYKIGSRNEAPGVNGIAHQLEHMLFKGTQTRPVQFGRLFNALGAQSNAFTSYDQTGYYNTVEREKAFALLELEADRMKNAVINAGQLDSEKRVVLSEIEGNENSAAYRLSRAVQSAAFPKSPYGLTVGGTRRDIESFDAEKVSAYYQKYYSPEYATLVIVGDFKTAEMLQQVRAKFGPLGKAGTAPVNISEPLVPGSSEATLGNAPARAPIVLREPGATPIMNAVYPLPDINHPDVPALKVMDFVLLSGRTSRLYRSMFQSGLAAGGGTSPNHFLRGGWFSVSFTPTPGKTTQQLDAAYLSTIRELRDRGVSAEELTRAKTLIRAYEVLGNRSITAQAQQLGYDATTANDYQYTDKFLEAITKVTAADVQRVAQRYLQDNARTVGFFEPSQVTGQPEQGAGSTTTTQTNESYSAGPAVDPAELARYLPKFEAPTSPQVNLPQEIKLPNGVQLFLLRDTSTPTVTLSGAVRAGREFDTSAKAGLADLVAANLLSGTRSRSADQLGNLLDDNGVSLGASASRYQVSLNGASTSTTLPVLIDALTDVLQNAIFPADEFQLSRERTLQGIRVREDNPSSVAQRVFQQTLYPEGNPFHPFSSTESVGQLTRTDLEAFYKTHYRPDNTIISIVGDFDPARVRALLTEKLGNWQASGPVPSVTYPAARKPQGVVRQNPALPGKTQAVTFLGYPSIDRKDPNYYSSLILNQVLGGDTLSSRLGSEIRDRLGLTYGVQSAFQASVQPGPFTVVLQTNPADANRAVDATLALIRDVRERGLSVSEVETAKKSILSSYAIALADPGNLAGTFTGNAILGLPQRELRDFQAKISAITPQNVNAAARVLLDPQNILIVTAGPPQNR
- a CDS encoding DNA glycosylase AlkZ-like family protein is translated as MSVTVQQLRAFALSRSLDCGSDLASVIRSLGFVQADPIRAPARAQDLILMQRLPGYRAGDLERHYPSLDIEEDMLQNYGFVPRDVQVLVHPREIGTLKIESAAPGLSARVLDFVRERGAVHPRDLDEHFGRVQVGNYWGGTSNAATRVLDGLHYRGELRVVRRDKGVRVYEAAHHLHALRERPLPREEQARGLLGLLLRQLAPVSTTSLGYVVSLLGYGAPHLKTELRAALKGLEASRATVDGVTYLWPVGELPDGASSRRVRLLAPFDPLVWDRRRFAHLHGWSYKFEAYVPAPKRVLGYYALPLLWEDQAIGWANLRVVKPGKGPAELRHDVGFVAGQPKSKAFQRALNSELDRYRAFLGLDDEGSLSAAPA